ATGTAAAGTTCGTCGGCGGACAAATGTCCTTTTGAGTTCCTTAACTCTTCAAGAATGACTTTCCTTTGATTGGTCATTCTCCATCTTTTTTGTAACATGTTCTTTGCCTCTTTCGCATTTTTTGTGAATGATTATCATTTGTATGATAACACCAAATTTTAAAAAAGTCAAGTTTAAGAAATTAATTGGAAGACGAATGGTGAAGAAGATTAGAAAGTAAAAAATCATGATATAACCCCCTTTGGCAGCTCTGCTGCCACTTCCCCCATAAATGGGGGCAGACTTCTTATATAAAATGGCTTCATTGATACTTTCCCAAGCAATCGGCGGCAAATTAAAACTCATAGCGTCTTTAAGTCCCCTCTCACAGACTGGGAGGGGAGCGAAATTGCATAGTTGCAATGTCTCTTTCGCTTTTCCGACCAAGGCGAAGCCGCGAGCAACGCTAGTTGACGGGGAGGGTTGATCAAAAGGGTTTCAAACCTTAGAAAATTCAGTGTCATATGTGCCCCCTTCGTCGGCTTCGCCGACACTTCCCCCGCAAGCGGGGGCAGACCTTGCATAAAACCTCATTGACATCTTGCCTTTTATAATGAAAAAGCGAAGCACTCACGGATGAGTGTCTGAGCGTGTCTCATATTTGTAGATCCTGAATAGTTTCTTCGAAACTTTCAGAATACTCTAGTAAATCAAGAGTGAATCCGTGCTGACAAGCATTTCGATAAAAAGATCACCTTTTCACATTAAAATCGCTATTTTCGCGCGCGTTAGGAGAACCGTCGTTTTCTCACATGCCAAAAGAGAATTTAAAATCCGACAAAACTTAAAAAATTCTTTAAAAATATGATCTTCGAAGATCGCTTTTTGTGATATCATTTCAATGGTGATAAAAATGTGTAGAATGGTTTCAGTTATTTCAATTAAAAGTGTAAATATAGAACCTTATTTTAATGCCTTAATTGAACAGGCTAAGAATGGGAGTTTTTCTCCTCATGGAGACGGTTGGGGAATGGCCTTGTACACCCAGGATGAATTCGTGTTGAAAAAGAGTTCAAAGGCCATTTGGCAATTTAAAGTAAATTCAGAAAAAGCGAAAATAGCCATAATTCACGCGAGAAAAACAACTTCGTCAGAGATCAAAACATCATTTACCCATCCTTTCGTCTCATCAAGCAACGGAAAAGATTGGTCCTTTGCACACAACGGTTCTATCAAAAACTTCCCAAAATCATCCATCATAGACACTCAATTTTATTTTAAAAGATTCCTCTCACACCTGTCAGATAACGTTGATACCGTGGATGCCATGAAAAAAGCTGTCGAAGATATAGAGAAAAAGTATGAATACACTTCATTGAACGTTCTTATTTCAAACGGCGAAGATCTTTACGCTTTTAGAAAGGTGTCAAAATCAGACGATGATTATCATTCGATCTTTTACAAAGTGGAAAACGATCGTGCCGTTTTTTCAACGGAGAAATTCGGTGGGAATTGGAAAGTCTTAAACAACGATGAATACGCACATGCAAAAACGGACGGGGAAAGGATACTCTTCGAAGTGAAAGGATGGTGATCTATGAGTAAAGATAATGAGGATAAATGGGTTGTGCTGGAACTGTACGAAAATGGAATTAAAGCTGAAATAGCAAAAGGATTTTTGGAGGAAAATGGAATTTTCGTTCAAATACGGGATTCCACCGTTCCTTACGGTGGAAGCGCGTACTTTGGTCAAGAAAGTCCAAAAGAATTACTGGTGTTAAAAGAAAATCTGGAAGAGGCAAAAAAGCTCCTCGAAGAAATCAAAAATAAAAATGAGAAGAGTGAAAAGGAGGAATAAAATGGACCTTAAAAAGACGCCTCTTAACGCGGAACACAAGAGGCTAGGCGCAAAGATGGTAGACTTCGGTGGTTGGGAGATGCCTGTTCAGTACACTTCTATCCTGGAAGAACACAAAGCTGTAAGGGAGAGGGCAGGCGTTTTTGATGTCTCTCACATGGGAGAAATTCTAGTAGAAGGAAAAGATGCAATACCATTTGTCGATCATCTGATCGTGAACTCCGTTTCCAAACTCAAAAGTGGGCAGATTTGTTACAGCCCTATGTGCTACGAAAACGCAACCATCGTGGATGACCTTTTGGCTTACAGATTTTCAGAAACAAAGATTTTCCTCGTTGTAAACGCTTCAAACACGGATAAAGATTTTGACTGGATAAAGAAACAAAGCAAGGACTACGATGTCGAAGTTACCAACCTTTCAGATCAATACGCGCAAATTGCGTTTCAGGGACCAAAAGCAGAAGAAATATTGAACCAAATTTCAGGAGTAAAGCTTTCAGACATAGAATTCTATCATTTCACCACTGGTAGAATAAACGGTATTGAATGCATCGTTTCAAGAACGGGTTACACAGGTGAAGACGGTTTTGAATTGTATTTCACCCCAGACGCGGCAGAAGCCATGTGGAGAAAGTTACTGGAAATTGGAAAGCCGTACGACGTCAAGCCAGCAGGACTTGGTGCCAGGGATACACTCAGATTCGAAGCTTGCTACATGCTCTATGGAAACGACATAGATGATACGACCACTCCATTGGAAGCTGGATTAAAATGGACGATAGATTTCAGCAAGAAAGATTTCAACGGCAAAGAGGTATTGGTAAAACAAAAGGAAGAAGGCTTAACCCGCAGATTAAGGGGATTGGAAATTTCCAAAGGAATAGCTCGCCATGGATACAAGGTGTTTTCGGCGGATGGAAAAGAGATAGGTTACGTCACAAGCGGCACGAAATCCCCAACGTTGGGTAAATCTTTGGCCATGGCCTATTTGGCGAAGGGATACACAAAGCTTGGAACGGAAGTTTTCGTGGAAATACATGGAAAACGTGTGAGTGCGAATGTGATAAAAATGCCTTTCTATAGAGGTAGCGTAAAATCCGGAAAATAATTTTATAAAAAGAGGAGGATTTAAAAGATGAAAAAATACACCGAATCTCACGAATGGGTCGAACTGGATGGAAAAGTTGCGACGGTAGGAATTTCCGATCACGCTCAAAACGAACTTGGAGACATAGTTTACGTTGAATTACCAGAAGTTGGAAAAGAAGTAAAAGCTGGCGAAACACTTTGCTCAGTTGAATCCGTGAAATCCGCAAGCGACGTTTACGCGCCGGTAAGTGGAAAAGTCGTTGAAGTAAACGAAGAACTCGAAAACGCACCAGAAACGATAAACAAATCCGCCGAAAAAGATGGCTGGATAGCGAAAATAGAAGTTTCCGATCCTTCTGAATTGGACAAATTGTTAAGTGAAGAGGAATACAAAAAAAAGATAGCTGAATAATTTTCAAATTGCCAAAAGGGCGGTTCTTAGAATCGCCCTTAAATCATATCGAGAAAAGAGGGATAAGTCATGAACTCTTACATTCCTCACACAGAAGACGAAGTCGAGGAAATGTTAAAAGCGATAGGAGTCAAAAGCGTAAACGAACTTTTCTCTCCTCTTCCTCAAGACAGACGCGTTAAAACCATGGGGTTAGATGATCCCAAAGATGAATACAGCGTCTTTTTGAAGTTAAAAGAATTGGCTTCAAAAAACGCGGATGCGCAGCGTTACACTTATTTTATGGGTGGTGGCATATACAACCATGTGATTCCTTCCGCCGTTCACCAAATAGTTTCGCGAGGCGATTTTTACACAGCTTACACGCCTTATCAAGCGGAAGTTTCCCAGGGTTCACTCCAAATGATGTTCGAATTTCAAACGATGATGTGCGAACTAACCGGAATGGGAATTTCTAACGCTTCCATGTACGATGGTGCATCGGCAACCGCCGAAGCCGCGCTCATGGCGGCAAGATTCATGAAAAAAGACAAGATACTCGTTGCCGATTCACTTCATCCCGAATACCTTCAAACCATAAATACGTACGTAAGTGGGCCTCAGTTGAAAATAGAAACCATTCAACACGACGAAAGCGGCATGCTTTCGGTTGAAGATTTGAAAGCAAAAATAGATGAAGAAACTGCGGGTGTTATCGTTCAATATCCGAATTTCTTCGGTGTCATCGAGGATCTGAAAGCCATAAGGGAAGCGTCAAAAGACGTTCTCATGATCGTCGTGGTTAACCCCATCTCTTTGGGAGTGTTGGAAGCTCCTGGAAACTTTGGAGCGGACATCGTTACGGGAGATGGACAACCGCTTGGAATTCCAATGAATTTTGGAGGCCCTTCCTTCGGAATATTCGCAATAAGGGACGATAAAAGATTGGTCAGAACGATGCCTGGAAGGATAATAGGAGAAACGGTGGATGTGGATGGAAAACGCGGGTACGTTATGACACTTCAAGCAAGAGAGCAGCATATACGCCGCGCAAAGGCCACATCCAACATCTGCTCAAATCACGCATTGGGAACGCTTTACGCCGCCACGTATCTTTCGTTGGTAGGACCCGAAGGATTAAGAGAAATAGGCGAAAACAACATTTCGAAATCCCACTATCTCTTGGAGCGTCTCGAAAAAACCGGACACTTTAAAAGGAAATTCAGTGGGGAATTCTTCAACGAATTCGTCGTGGAAACAGATCTCAACATATTCAAGCTTAAGAGAAAACTCCTTAAAAATGACATAATAGGGCCTTTAGATCTCGGGATGTTCGGTGGAACAAAGAGCAAACTGAAAAAGCTCCTTTCCAAAAACGATCTGCTTTTCTGTACCACGGAAGCAAATACCGCCGAAGACATAGAGCGCTTGCTTTCCGTTGTGGAGGCGATGTGAGATGGAATTGATATTCGAAATATCCAAAAAAGGCAGAAGGGGATTCATTCCTCCAAAGATGGACGTAAAGCCGTACAAGATTAACTCCAAATTCGCCAGAAAAAACGCACCAAAGCTTCCTGAAGTTACCGAAGGAGACGTTGTAAGGCACTACACAAACCTCTCAAGGCTAAATTACGCAGTCGACACGGGCTTCTATCCGTTGGGCTCTTGTACGATGAAATACAATCCCAAATTGAACGAAAGGGTTGCAAGCTTCCCAGGATTCTCTGAGATACATCCGTATCAGGATCAGAAGACCATCCAAGGCGCGCTCGAACTCATGTATGAACTTGAAGAAGCTCTCAAAAAAATAACGGGCATGGACGCGATGACGCTTCAACCCGCAGCTGGCGCGCACGGCGAATACACCGGAATAGCCATAATAAGGCAATACCACAGAAGCAGAAGAGACTTTAAAAGGGACGAAATCATAGTTCCAGATTCCGCTCACGGAACAAACCCGGCCTCTTCGGCGATGAATGGCTTCAAAGTGATAGAGATAAAGTCAGACGATCATGGAATGGTCGATGTTAACGAACTGAAAAAAGTGGTTGGCCCTCATACGGCAGGCATGATGCTTACCAATCCAAACACGTTGGGTATATTTGAAGAAAACATCCTGGAAATAGCCAAAACCGTTCACGATGCCGGCGGCTTGATGTATTACGACGGCGCGAACCTTAACGCCATAATGGGACAGGTTAGACCTGGCGATATGGGATTTGACGTTGTCCATCTCAATCTCCACAAAACCTTCTCAACGCCTCATGGCATGGGTGGACCAGGCTCTGGACCGGTTGGAGTTAAAGAATTCCTTAAAGATTTCTTGCCGGTTCCAAGGGTCGTCAAGAAAAAAGACAAGTACGCACTTGATTATTCAAGCAAAAAAACCATCGGCAGGGTGAGAAGCTTCTACGGAAACTTCACGGTTTTGGTCAAAGCTTACGCTTACATCCTTACGATGGGCGAAGAAGGAATAAAACGCGCAAGCGAAATGGCGGTACTCAACGCCAATTACTTAAGAGTGGCCATTTCCAAGCTCCTTGAAGTACCTCATAACAGTATATGCATGCACGAATTCGTGGCAAGCACGACGCCACTTCAAGACAAGGGAATAAAGGCGTTGGACGTTGTGAAACGCATGCTTGACTACGGAATTCATCCACCGACGGTTTACTTTCCACTCATCGTTCATGAAGACATCATGGTAGAACCTACGGAAACGGAATCGAAAGATACGCTCGATAGATTCATAGAAATAGTAAAAGAAATAGTGGAAGAAGCCAAAAAAGACCCAGAAAACCTTAAAACCGCACCGCATACAACGCCGGTTAGGCGTCTGGACGACACACGCGCCGCAAGATATCCCGTTTTGAGGTGGAAATCAGAATGATAAGAAAAACGCCGGAGCAATCCGCTCCGGCATTTTTCGATGAACAAACCAAGAATTTCATCTCATTCGAAGAAATCGTAAATCCCTTCAAACCCCTAAGCATCTTCGCAAAAAAGGATTTTCTTCATCTTCAACCCCTAAACGAAGAGGAATTGAAAACGAATTATGAATTCTTGAGAAAAGTTGAAAAATGTGAAAAATCCAGAAACAGAATAGAGCACATTTTAAGCGACTTTCACGAAATTTCGGCAAGCTTGAAAACTCTGGAAAAAGGCACATCCACAAGCGTGGACATCTTTGAGATAAAAAGGTTCATTCATCATCATAAAATTTTGAAAGAGTTAACCGATAGCTGTCTTGGAGGATATTTCACTTCACTGCAAGATATATGGGAAATACTTGACCCACAAAACAGCGCCTCCTATGCCTTCGCCCCTTTCAACGAAACCATAGAAAAACTGACAAAAAAGTGCGTAAAACTTCAATCGAAAATAGGTGCTCTTTACAAAGTGCAAGCGGAAAAGGTCGAAAAAGCATTTGGGATAAAAGTAAAAGATAGGAAGTTCATCTTGAAAAGAAGAAAATCCAAAGAAATACTCTCTTCAGATTTGGTAATGGTGGAAAGAGAGGGAATACAAAGTTACACGTTCGTTCTGAGGCCCACAGATGAAATACTGTCGCTTGAAAGGGAACTATCGGATTGTGAAAACGCACTGAAAATCGCTCAGGATAAAGAGGTAAAGCGCCTTTGCGATACGCTTTCACAGCACGTAGAACGTTTAAAAGAAGAAAAGCGTAAGATATCCGAACTTGATCTGTCGCTTGCAAAGCTTCGTGGATTGAAATGGGGGTGGACTTACCCTGAATTCGATTCAAAAATGGACATACGCTTCGCATTTCATCCCGAAATAAAACACAGTGTTGAAGAAATGGAATACACTTACACGCCCTTAAACGGTGTATTTGAAAAAGGCTTAACGATGATCTTCGGTCCGAACATGGGAGGCAAAACGACGACGCTCAAAACTATCGGTTTACTTTGCGCGTTGGCATCTTATGGATTCTTGGTGCCAGCGAAATCCGTTATTTTGCCATACATAAAATGGATAAGGTACATAGGATCAGACGAAGGAAACAACGGCCTTTCGAAATTTGCAAAACAGATGGATTCCATGGCAAAAACGATTTCCTTTCCTCAAAACGGACTTATCTTGATAGATGAATTCGGTGCAGGCACGAATCCTTACGAAGGCGAAGCGCTGGCAACTGCCCTGGCCAAAGAACTTAATAGAAGAAATGATTTTTCGATAATGGTTACTCACTACAGAAAAACGATAGAAGATGTGAAATGCAAAAAGTACACGATGGGGCGTATAAATTTTGAAGATGAAATCACGTCAGAAAACGTTTATTCAAAAATAGATCACCATCTCATCGATGGCGCAAAAGTTGAACTTGGAGATGCCATAAAGCTTGCAAAAATCCTTGGCTTGCCTGATAGTGTCATTGAGGTGGCAAAAAGGTTGCTTGAATAGCACCCCCTACGTCGACTCCGTCGACACTTCCCCCGCAAGCGGGGGCAGAATATCTATAAAATGGCGAGGAGGGTTCATTTTCAGGAGTTTTCTCAAACTTCACGCACAACGTAAGTTTTTATTTTGAAATGACCACTATCTTGTAGTTCAAAGTGCCAAATGGTGTCTGCTTTTCTACTTTATAAATTTTCATGTAATCTTCCAAACCGGAAAACGTAGCGGGAATGGTTGAAGTCGTGATATCGGTAACAGTGCAATTGCTGTTCGTTGGTGTTGCACCTTTCCACCCATCAATAGACGTATTTTGCTCTTCCAAAACGGTCTTAAGGGAAGCTATTTGAGAATCAACGCTTTTGAAGGCTTGATTGACGATTAACAATATACCGGCTATAACTATGGTAAGAAGGAATAAAGTTATGATGGCTTCCATCACCGAAAAACCCTTTCTCATCTTACATCATCCTCGTTCCAAAATAGATCACATCGTTCGTCTGTGGCGTTGCCAACGGTAAATCTTCGTTCACATAAAGCCTTTTATCGTAAACGTTGTACTCTTTGTAGCCGTTCCAATCAGTTTCGCCTCCAGAAAAAGTTGGGTCCATTTTGCGCGTTATAATTGAACCAAGGATCTGTCTATATCCTTCGTTTCCCATACCACTGAAATCTTGTATCCATAAATGTCCTTTTTTATCTTTATGATTTCCTTTATATTCTCCACTTCCAAACGTTAAAAGATTGGCTGTAATAAGAATATTTTTGGGTTGAGAATTCTCTTTTGGGATATATATGCTTCCTCCAAGAGAAACTATGTTCAACATCGAATTGACATTATCTTTTTTGACCAACTCGTTAAGATCAATCCCATCATCAAGTAAAGAATGTCCCAAATGCCCTTTGAGATCGTTGTACAATCCTCCATAAATTATATCGCCTTTGATCTTAACGTCACCAGTTTCTGAAATGATCGTGTACTTACCGTATAAAGTTGAAACTTGCTGACTACCTTTACTCCCTTGGCCACCGGGTATTCCTTCTCCACCCATCTCGACGTTGCCGTACGCTGATATAACACCGTTGAATCTGTAAGGTACAGCCCCTATATCTGGAAACATCAATTTTCTTTCGCCTTGACCTTGATAATAAACGAAAAACGTCATTGAATTCCAGGGTGGATTATTGTTTTTTAAAGAATTTACGGGAGTGATTATAACTTGCGCAACGTCACCATTTTGTTTTTTATTATTGGGATGTGATAAGTAATCACCAGTCCATTTTATCTCGGTAACTTGAACCAATTCACCAGGCGTGGCAAATGTTGAAGGCAGAGTTACATCATAAGTATTAGCAGCAACATTTGTCTCCATCACGTCAGTTATAACCGTTATGCTGCTATCTGCGCTCTCATGGTAAGTATGTCCATCGTCTTCCCAAGTGAAGTCTTTTAAATACACACCCGATGACGAGTCAGTCAGTGGTTGTTTGTTCATGTACTTTAAGAATATCTCAGAAGCGGGCCTTGTCATCGCTTCCACTTGGTTTTTGTAAATGTTATTCATATTATCAAAATAGTTTTTCATATCATTTTCTTGAGCTGGAGCAAGCCTCTCATAACCGCGTTGAAAGATCAATGAAAGAGGATCGTTTTCCAAATCATACAACTTTCCCCTTACCCATATCTGTGTGTGATCAGAACTGAACTTATCAACGGCGCTTATGTCTATCAACATCGATTTGTCATCTTTTATCAATCTTCGTTGCTCTTCAAGGGTATTTATTTCTCCAGTTTTCCATAAATTCGCCGAGTTAGATGAACTGTAATAGTACCATCCCTTTCCAACGTAATTTCCATTCAACCAAACTTCAACCTTATTTCCGTCATTATCATTTGTCGGAAGATCTTTTGGAAGATTAGTTTCGCTAAAACTTGTAGTTAAAGTTGCATACTGTGTAAGTCCGATAAAAGAAGGACCATTACTGGATGTCAAAGGTGGATTCTTGCTCATAATTCCTAAATTTCCTCCGAAGTAAGATGGTCCATCTATTTTTTCTCCATAAGCGTAATATCCATTTACTCCTTCAAGTGCAAACACTGCCCAATTTGTAAAGTATTTTGGTGAAACAAAACCCGAAAAATAAGCACTTTGCCGTTTGGAATATGCACGTACCACAACGAAAATTAAATTGTTGTAATCGTTCAACGGAGTTAAAACGACCTGAATGTTATCTCCGCTGACAGATTTCAAAAGATATTGAAGAGAAGATTTTGGGACATAAAAAGGCTTGTTGAAATTCGAAAAAACTTCATTCCACGCTTGAGCTTCTGGTGAATCTCCTCCCGCGATCTTATTTTTAAAATCGTTAAACCATGTTGGAGTTGATGATTGTTGTAAGTCGTCGAAGTTAAAAACATAATGATCACGGTACTGATCTCTAAAATACGTGTAGAGAGTGATAAAAGCATCGCCCGCACGTTTTTGAAGCGTTAGCTTTTCCATATTTGTCACAGTTAAATTTAAATTGTTCTGAATCTTTGTTATGACCACTTCAATTATTATTGTGGCCACTATCATCATGATAATCACCGAAACAAGTATAAAACCTCTTTTTTTCATTTTCTCACCGCTTCATGAAAATTTCACTCTATTGAAGATTTAAAAGTGCAATGGTAAATGTTGATTCCACAGGGGAAAGTGGGGCTTTGACTTTTATGTTGTATTTGAGTTTGCCAAGGCTTAGACTTATAAAATTCACCGTTGCGCTTGCTGGCATTGAGATCTGAGATTGGTAAGTAAAATAAGGTTCTCCCGAAAAATCACTTTGAGTGTATGGCTTACTATACAAGAATATTTCAGTAGAGCTAAAAGTTATCTGGTTGGTGAAATATGTCTTTACCAAGGGAACAACTACTTTATAGCGCACAGAATTTCCAAGCATTTTAAGTTCTTCTTCACCCTCCGGTTCTGCTTTTTCAAGATTTTGAACAAGGATTGAATTTACCAAGTTGGCCTCTGATATTGCATTCATTCTGTGAATTGCTAATTCTGTTTTTTGCGTTAAATCATATACCATCATACTCAACAGGGTGAGGAGCACGCCTGTTACTGCTATCGCTACCAAAAGTTCTATATAAGTAAAGCCTTTTTTCCCTTTCATATGAACACCTCTTATATATTATCGGCCCAACGGGATCAAAAATTAAGTGTCATTTTAAAACTTCCTAATACTGTTGGATTCATTTAAAAGAGATAGAATTCAACAATTAAATAATCAAAGGCATTCTTTTCTTGAAGATGTTATAACCTCAGTATATATGGCGTTAGCTGAAAGCGTATGAGAATGAAAGAGCGAGGAATTGAAATATGTCTTGATATGCTTGATTTGTTGACATGTTTTACTGATTTGTTAAAGTGCAAGAGGACATAAATCGCAGGATATGAAATCACTTTTTTACCATGGGCTGTGATGATTATACAAGAATTTCAAGCTCTTTTCAATGACTTTGTTTTTCGCTTTTATCATCTCTCTGAAGTTTCTTTCAAAACATGTGAATAAGTGGCAAGCAATAAATGGTTTGGAACCCCCTTCGTCGGCTTCGCCGACACTTCCCCCATAAATGGGGGCAGACTTTTCAATTTGGAAAGAGCTATCTTGATTCTCCTACCAAGACTGGGAGGAGAGGGCCAACAACGTTGGCGAGGAGGGTTCATTACCCCCTTCGTCGGCTCCGCCGCCATTCCACAAACTGGGGAAGACTTGCATAAAACTTCATTTTCTCTTTACTTTTAGGAACAGAGTTGGAGGCATACGGCGTACCTCGTTTTTTGAGTCGTAAGATGGTTAAAAGAGTGAATTCATGTTGGATGGGTTCGATGAACAATGTTAGCCCTACGAATTACTCTTCACCATTTTTCAAACTTTTTTCAAGCGAAGAGAGAAGTTTTGGTATATCTTCTCCATCTAACGGATAGGTCAAAACAACATATTTTACCTTGACTTCATACCTAAACTCATGGATTTGATTGACTATTTGTTCGCATTTTCTCATTCCATCTTCTTTTTTCATTCCGTAGAAGCATACCAAAAATTCGTCTTCTCCAAAACGTGATGCTATATCCGTGAGGCGGACGTTTTCATTTATGACTTTAGCTACGAATTTCAAAAGAACATCGCCGTTAAGACGTCCATATTTTTCGTTAAAAGCTCTCATTTCCTTAATGTCTATCATCATAAACGTTAAAAGCTTGTTTTCACGCTTCGCCAGCGCCTCTTCTCGTTTCATCAGCTCCTCAAATTCCTGACGTGTTAGCAACTCCGTTAACGGGTCATACTTCATGGAATTCTTGCTTTTTTCGAGGAATTCGTACATCGATAAAAACGTCGTTATGTGATAGATAAGCGTTCTTATCATTTCTTCTGTTCTTTCATTTATGATGAATCTGTCAAAGTTTATAACATATTTAACCTTACTGGAATCCGTTTTAAGTTCCATGATGATTTTCCCGTCGCCACCGGTTTCGAAATTAAAAGCGTTGACCGTGCCTAGATATATTTCCATTTTTCTGTACTTCATACCTATACCACTGATAGGCTTCGAGAAATCAAGCATTCTTCTGAAAGCAATTCTTAACGCCTCTTCCAAACTCTTTCTTTCCGCTTTTACTTCGTTAAACAACAACGAAAATTCTATGAGAAGTTTGTTCATCTCAACGAGCTCTACATTCGTCTCGCTCATGTTTTTAATGAGTTCGGAGTAATCTTTATCCAGTTTTTCATGCTCTTCAACCAACTGGTTGTATTTGAAAGTAAGCTCAGTTTGAGGCTCTTTTTCCCATTTTTTAAAAGTATCAAGACTTCTTATAAAGTTTGCAAATCTAACGAGCGGCATAGTCCTTTTAACAGTATGGCGGTAAACCAAAATAACCAACAACAACAGGAGGAAAAGAACAAGAGTCCAGATATACAAAGAAGTGCTTAGCACTTTAAGCACAATATGCCAAAACGATTTCTCCACTACAACCTCGTAACCGCTTAATCCTACCGGCTCCAAGAAGAAAATCATTCCGTTTTTCAAAATTATTCCGTTTTCATCAAGTGCCACGAGAGATAAGAGATTTCTCCATTTCATGTCATTGGTGTTCACACCAAGCCCGGTTTTATCCACCAGAAACGAATCCGCAATTCCACTCTTCATAAAACTTACCCTCACAACTGCGATGTGTTCATCATCTGAGGTCCTGGAGGATATTGTTACCAAGGGTGAACCATCGGCAGATTTAGAAAATGGAGAAATGTATTTTCCGTTTAAAATGGCGTACTTGTAATCATCTGAATTTCTTCCCACCAAATTATCAGGGATGTTAAAACTGTAAACCACTTTTCCGTCCAGATTCATCAAGGCGTAGCCTTTTATAATCGTTGAAGTGGCAGAGGGAAACGCAACGAATTTCATATTTGAAACCGCCGAAAGCACCTCATCCAAATACTCTGAAACGTTTAAAGAGTAAGCTTTTGTTTCATTCAACATTAAAAGCGAATATCTTTTCATGTCGTTAGATATTGAAAGCACACCACCCATTATCACGATCGCAACGATGATGACGATCAAGAATCTCGCTTTCATCCGTTTCCTCCAAATTTCCAGGTTAGCTTAAACCCAGAAGAAGTTATCCTATAAAAGTAAACTGGCGTTGTAGCATGTACACCGTTAAATGTAAAAGTCTCTCCCATTCCGAAGAAGGAGTGGGAATTCAAATACTTTTCCGCATCCTTGTAACTTATCCTCTCTTTGGCCAAAATGTACGCCACTTTTAACGCATCATACGACAAAACACCTACAGGAGTGAGTACCAAATATTTGTTCGAAATTTTTTCATTCAACGAGGATTTTAAATAAAGCGGATCCACAAATCCTACCGTGACAAAGCCTTTAGTCACTGAAAGATGATCAAGCAGGGAAGTGTGAAATGTCCAATCACTTCCCATAAAAGCACTAGTTGGAAATTTTTCCTTCAATTCTTCTATAACTTTAACGGCGTTGTCTGGTGACATTATGAGAACAAAAGCATC
This DNA window, taken from Mesoaciditoga lauensis cd-1655R = DSM 25116, encodes the following:
- a CDS encoding DUF2007 domain-containing protein gives rise to the protein MSKDNEDKWVVLELYENGIKAEIAKGFLEENGIFVQIRDSTVPYGGSAYFGQESPKELLVLKENLEEAKKLLEEIKNKNEKSEKEE
- the gcvT gene encoding glycine cleavage system aminomethyltransferase GcvT, with product MDLKKTPLNAEHKRLGAKMVDFGGWEMPVQYTSILEEHKAVRERAGVFDVSHMGEILVEGKDAIPFVDHLIVNSVSKLKSGQICYSPMCYENATIVDDLLAYRFSETKIFLVVNASNTDKDFDWIKKQSKDYDVEVTNLSDQYAQIAFQGPKAEEILNQISGVKLSDIEFYHFTTGRINGIECIVSRTGYTGEDGFELYFTPDAAEAMWRKLLEIGKPYDVKPAGLGARDTLRFEACYMLYGNDIDDTTTPLEAGLKWTIDFSKKDFNGKEVLVKQKEEGLTRRLRGLEISKGIARHGYKVFSADGKEIGYVTSGTKSPTLGKSLAMAYLAKGYTKLGTEVFVEIHGKRVSANVIKMPFYRGSVKSGK
- the gcvPB gene encoding aminomethyl-transferring glycine dehydrogenase subunit GcvPB, giving the protein MELIFEISKKGRRGFIPPKMDVKPYKINSKFARKNAPKLPEVTEGDVVRHYTNLSRLNYAVDTGFYPLGSCTMKYNPKLNERVASFPGFSEIHPYQDQKTIQGALELMYELEEALKKITGMDAMTLQPAAGAHGEYTGIAIIRQYHRSRRDFKRDEIIVPDSAHGTNPASSAMNGFKVIEIKSDDHGMVDVNELKKVVGPHTAGMMLTNPNTLGIFEENILEIAKTVHDAGGLMYYDGANLNAIMGQVRPGDMGFDVVHLNLHKTFSTPHGMGGPGSGPVGVKEFLKDFLPVPRVVKKKDKYALDYSSKKTIGRVRSFYGNFTVLVKAYAYILTMGEEGIKRASEMAVLNANYLRVAISKLLEVPHNSICMHEFVASTTPLQDKGIKALDVVKRMLDYGIHPPTVYFPLIVHEDIMVEPTETESKDTLDRFIEIVKEIVEEAKKDPENLKTAPHTTPVRRLDDTRAARYPVLRWKSE
- the gcvPA gene encoding aminomethyl-transferring glycine dehydrogenase subunit GcvPA, translated to MNSYIPHTEDEVEEMLKAIGVKSVNELFSPLPQDRRVKTMGLDDPKDEYSVFLKLKELASKNADAQRYTYFMGGGIYNHVIPSAVHQIVSRGDFYTAYTPYQAEVSQGSLQMMFEFQTMMCELTGMGISNASMYDGASATAEAALMAARFMKKDKILVADSLHPEYLQTINTYVSGPQLKIETIQHDESGMLSVEDLKAKIDEETAGVIVQYPNFFGVIEDLKAIREASKDVLMIVVVNPISLGVLEAPGNFGADIVTGDGQPLGIPMNFGGPSFGIFAIRDDKRLVRTMPGRIIGETVDVDGKRGYVMTLQAREQHIRRAKATSNICSNHALGTLYAATYLSLVGPEGLREIGENNISKSHYLLERLEKTGHFKRKFSGEFFNEFVVETDLNIFKLKRKLLKNDIIGPLDLGMFGGTKSKLKKLLSKNDLLFCTTEANTAEDIERLLSVVEAM
- a CDS encoding class II glutamine amidotransferase — protein: MCRMVSVISIKSVNIEPYFNALIEQAKNGSFSPHGDGWGMALYTQDEFVLKKSSKAIWQFKVNSEKAKIAIIHARKTTSSEIKTSFTHPFVSSSNGKDWSFAHNGSIKNFPKSSIIDTQFYFKRFLSHLSDNVDTVDAMKKAVEDIEKKYEYTSLNVLISNGEDLYAFRKVSKSDDDYHSIFYKVENDRAVFSTEKFGGNWKVLNNDEYAHAKTDGERILFEVKGW
- the gcvH gene encoding glycine cleavage system protein GcvH, which translates into the protein MKKYTESHEWVELDGKVATVGISDHAQNELGDIVYVELPEVGKEVKAGETLCSVESVKSASDVYAPVSGKVVEVNEELENAPETINKSAEKDGWIAKIEVSDPSELDKLLSEEEYKKKIAE